In Leptospira montravelensis, the DNA window AATTGCAAAAATGATTAGAGGGAAAAAAGTATCTCCCTTTTCATTTCAGTTTGTTGGACGTTGTGTTTCTCTGGGCAGAAAAGAAGGATTAATTCAACTTACTTATGGAAATGATAAACCAAAAGAATGGATTCTTACCGGAAAATGGGGTGCAGTGATTAAAGAACTAGTGAATCGATTCACCATTTTTTCATTATTGATGGAGAAACTACTACCTTTCCGATTTTACTTTTGGCCCAAAGGAAATCCTATACAACAAAAAGAAATAGTTTTACCAAAAACAATGTTCATCGGGACATAAAATTGTGGATGATTTAGAATTATTTTTAAGCTGGAAACATTATATTTTTTCAATCGCATATAGAATTACAGGAAGTTATGTGGATGCAGAAGATATTGTTCAGGAGAGTTACCTAAGATGGCTCTCCGCAGACAAACGTTCAATCCAAAACCATAAATCATATTTGGGAAGTATTGCAGCAAGACTTGCTTTTGATCTCTTAAAAAAAGCATCCAGAAAAAAAGAAACCTATATTGGACCATATTTACCTGAGCCGATACCAGAAACAGCTGATACTTTGGATGATGAAAAAATCAACTTTGCTTTTTTAGTTATTTTAGAAACTCTGAATCCAACCGAAAGAGCAGTTTTCATATTACGAGAGTTATTTGATTTTGATTATGAAACCATTGCTTCCATTGTTGGAAAAAATACAGACAATTGTAGACAAATTCTAAGCCGTGCTCGTTTAGCCGTCCAATCGAGAAAGAAAAAATTTGATCCAGATCCCAAACTACATTCAAAACTTCTTCTCGAATTTAGTTTTGCTTGTTACAGTCAAGATACAAAATCTCTCACGAATTTGTTACGTGAGGATGTGATCGCATTTTCAGATGGAGGTGGAAAGATACACGCAGCAAGGATTCCTATTCCTGGTATTCGCAGAGTAATTTCACTCATGATAAGGACCACTAAGAAAGCAGCAAAATCCACAGAAGTATTTTTTGGTTATGCCAACGGCTCACCTGCTATCATTGGTTATTCCCAAGAGGAACCAAGTTTCGTTCAAATATTTACTATAGAAGGCAAGAAAATCGACAGAATTTATAATTTAGTAAATCCTGATAAGCTAAAAGGCTTTCGAAACAAAGAAAACTTAATGAAATTAGGATATCTACGAAAACCTACCTTCTGGGAATGGACTTTATACCAATTGTATCACTTAATTTCACTCCATTAAAACACAAAGATTTCCCTCCTTTCTTTCGTCTTATTATAAAGACAATGAAGAGATTAATACGATTCTTCCTGTTGATTTTACTCTTCACAACACTGAGCCGTTGTGACCAAAGAAACGTTTCTACTATACCTTTCGCCAAAAAAGCTGTGTTAGATCTTCGCCATTGGAACTTTGAAACAATGGGAAATGTTCCACTCAATGGAGAATGGAGAATCGACTGGCAAAACTGGGATCCTCAAAAAGATTCTACTTCGCAAGAATATACAATCGTTCCTGGACATTGGACCAATTCTAATTCTAAAAAATATCCTACCGGTTATGCAACGCTTAGCCTTATCATTTTAGTATCCGAAAATACCAAAGGTTTGTATTTACAAAACGGTATTACTCGGAACGCATTCGAAATTCTGATTCAAAACAATTTGGTTTACCAATCGGGATCCATTGGAAAAAGTTATACTTCAGAAATTCCAAACTTAAACATCCAAACCATCGCCATTCCCGATTCAAAAAATCAAGAAATACAATTATCTTTAAAAATTTCATGTTTCCATTATCATGTTTGCGGTGTCGCAACTCCTTATACCTTAGGCACCCATTCGGAAATCAACAAATTGTATCTTGAAACTGTCAGTAGAGACATTATCGTATTTGCCTCTCTATTCACTTTAGCTTTCTTTCATTTTGTATTGTATCTATTTTGGAGGGATGAAAAAACTCATATTTACTTTGCTGTAGTCTGTTTTTTAGCTGCAATCCGTTTACTCAGTATCGGAGAAACTAGAATCATTTACAATTACCTACCTCCAGGTATATACGAAACGATAGTTAGGTTAAATGGCGTTAGTTTCGTCCTACTTTATCTATCTTTTGTTTTATATGTGAAAGAGATTTATAATTCCCCGAAATATAGATTTGTATACCGAACCAATTTCATCATTGCACTTATATTATTTTTTGCCTTACCTTTAGATATCATTCTTTATTCGAAATTTCTAGCAATACATTTGATTCTTTCTCTCGTCGGCCTTTTGGGGTTACTATACCCAATCATCCACGGTGTGATTCTAAAAAAACCAGGTAGCAAATTCTTCTTATTTTCAGTGGTTGCTACAATCACTTTATTCTCTTTAGATATACTTACTGAATTTGCAAAAAGAGGAATTCCCTATCTTGCACAATATGGATTTTTAGTATTTGGACTTTCCCAAGCTCTCTTCATTGCAGAACGGATGATTGAAAACTTTAGAAACAAAGAAAGACTAAAACAAGAAAAAGAAAATGCGGAAGCAAAAGTAAACTTCAAAACATCTTTTCTTTCAACTATGAGCCATGAAATTAGAACTCCCATGAATGGAATTCTAGGAATGACTCAAATGTTGCAACAAACAGAATTATCAGATGAACAAAAAGAATATTTAAACTTAATACAATTCAGCGGAGACAATCTTTTATTATTAGTTAACGATATTTTAGATTTAACAAAATTAGAATCAGGTCAATTTGAATTACATTTAGAACCTGTGTCTGTACGTAAACTTCTACATGATTGTATCAACATTTTCAAAACCCAATTGGACAAAAATAAATTAAATGTTGAATTAGAATTTATTAACGAACTTCCCACCTTCTTAATGACAGACCAAAGACGATTTGCACAAATCCTAACAAACTTACTAAGTAATGCAGTGAAATTCACTGAAGAAGGAAGTATATTGATTACAGTAGAATCAGTTCCTATTTATGAAAGAAAGATACGTCTTAAAGTTTCAGTGAAAGATACAGGAATAGGAATACCTGAAGAACGTATGGGAAATTTATTCCAACCGTTTTCTCAAGTACATTCCCATCTAACGGAAAAAACAGTTGGCACTGGACTCGGACTTGCGATAACCAAAAAATTAATCGAAGAATTGGGAGGCTCCATCTTTGTAAACAGTGTTTATGGAAGAGGTTCTAATTTTACTTTCCATTTTGAGGCAGAAATAAGTTCCGAATTGAATGAAAGGAACACAAT includes these proteins:
- a CDS encoding sigma-70 family RNA polymerase sigma factor is translated as MDDLELFLSWKHYIFSIAYRITGSYVDAEDIVQESYLRWLSADKRSIQNHKSYLGSIAARLAFDLLKKASRKKETYIGPYLPEPIPETADTLDDEKINFAFLVILETLNPTERAVFILRELFDFDYETIASIVGKNTDNCRQILSRARLAVQSRKKKFDPDPKLHSKLLLEFSFACYSQDTKSLTNLLREDVIAFSDGGGKIHAARIPIPGIRRVISLMIRTTKKAAKSTEVFFGYANGSPAIIGYSQEEPSFVQIFTIEGKKIDRIYNLVNPDKLKGFRNKENLMKLGYLRKPTFWEWTLYQLYHLISLH
- a CDS encoding ATP-binding protein codes for the protein MGNVPLNGEWRIDWQNWDPQKDSTSQEYTIVPGHWTNSNSKKYPTGYATLSLIILVSENTKGLYLQNGITRNAFEILIQNNLVYQSGSIGKSYTSEIPNLNIQTIAIPDSKNQEIQLSLKISCFHYHVCGVATPYTLGTHSEINKLYLETVSRDIIVFASLFTLAFFHFVLYLFWRDEKTHIYFAVVCFLAAIRLLSIGETRIIYNYLPPGIYETIVRLNGVSFVLLYLSFVLYVKEIYNSPKYRFVYRTNFIIALILFFALPLDIILYSKFLAIHLILSLVGLLGLLYPIIHGVILKKPGSKFFLFSVVATITLFSLDILTEFAKRGIPYLAQYGFLVFGLSQALFIAERMIENFRNKERLKQEKENAEAKVNFKTSFLSTMSHEIRTPMNGILGMTQMLQQTELSDEQKEYLNLIQFSGDNLLLLVNDILDLTKLESGQFELHLEPVSVRKLLHDCINIFKTQLDKNKLNVELEFINELPTFLMTDQRRFAQILTNLLSNAVKFTEEGSILITVESVPIYERKIRLKVSVKDTGIGIPEERMGNLFQPFSQVHSHLTEKTVGTGLGLAITKKLIEELGGSIFVNSVYGRGSNFTFHFEAEISSELNERNTITSQNELIKKTNWDSKLAEKYPLKILIADDDPINQKVTSLFLKKLGYTALQAENGEKTLDMVRTYLPDLVFLDIQMPDMDGITVTRCVRKSETIPKQPVIIALTANVLEEEKQRCLSGGMDDFMTKPLLLHDLDFMIRKWAKKDLTPSNL